A stretch of DNA from Cannabis sativa cultivar Pink pepper isolate KNU-18-1 chromosome X, ASM2916894v1, whole genome shotgun sequence:
GTTCATTtgctagtaaaaaaaaattatgtttgaATTATTCTAATCCGTCTTCCACATCAAGCAGTTATCGCAAATCTTATGTGCATACGAAAGGGAAGGGAGAAAAAAAAACAGCAATCCAAGAAACCTCTATGCTCTGGTCACAGTAGCACaattaagaaaagaagagaaTCCTCCTGAAAAGCCTGTATTAGGAAATTTCcagtaaaaactaaaaataagttAGTAAACAAGACTCTTCATCATGAAATTGTtggattttatataattatatttttaaatatcaaatGTTTATTTGCTACTTCTTTATTGAGAAAGTAACTCAAACTTTACGATTTGATAGAATTATCTCTAGAAAGTGTGGGTGACTTAAATACCTCTAATCAAAGGCATATGGATCATCTGCGTATGGATCCAAAGACCCTTCTCTAAACAGATCACCTAGGTTCGGAGGAGGTAAATGAGATCCATCCTTGACTCCCTGCATAAGCCATGAAAATTTTGCACTCAAAACATTCCATGCTGAAATAGCCGTTTTGGCGATGTATATTCATCAGTACCCAAGATCTGAACtcaaaattcagttctatttctgTGTATATCTTGGTTTTTAAcagtatttcttttctttaaatTCTAATCTACTTCAAGCATCAAAAGTTATTTCCAAGTCAGTAAACAAAAATAAGCTCTCTACGTTCCTACATCAAACAAGCTCCAGAGAACCCCACTAGTAATAAGcaaagaaaaacaaagtaaCTAACACGTACGGTGAGTCAGGGCTCATTTTCCAATCAAGATTAAGTTATAGGCTCTATTTAGAGAGCACGGAACTTCCTGTTATTCTATCTAGAAGAAAATGGCATAATCAAAAGTACTACCTGACAATCTAATATTCAGCTAGATTCCAACAATAGgtttttaaaaggaaaaaatagAATCTCATTACAGATTTCACCTTGATAAGATTCCTGGGAGTGTTTACTTTTGGAGTGTTCATCTTTTTACGTTTTCTGGGATCCTGATACAGCATAAAGCAAAAATACTGTATTATAAGATAAATTTACTCATTTCATGTATGTAAGCTTTGTCATGGTAACCAAGTGCCTACCTCAAACATGACAGTACTCTTTGTTTTCCTCCGTTTTGTAATTGTCCTTCCATTAGAAGTTTCAACTTCATATTCGTGATGAGTAACCTGCAGAGCTATGAAGTGAGTCTCAAAGCAAAGCATCATATATGAGctcaattaaatatcatttgcAGCTATACCAAACTTCTGAACCACCATTTAAGAGTATACTTGTAGTAAAAAATCAATTACAGAATTGCTTGCCTTCTTATGATGTTTTGGAATACTCAACACACTTCCCGCGGTTGGATTCTCTACTTTCTTCAACATCTTTGATACCGGTGTTTGTGTTGCTCTCAAGTATGAAGAATCCTGAGAAAAAAAGGaaattgattttaaaaatagtGAAATTAGAAGGAGATATTTTACACAAGGTGATGTTGCAAATTGATCGCTTGTTTCTGTTTTCACCTTCTCTTCATTGTCAGGTCTTACTAGAGTATGTTGACTTCTTTTCGCACCAGCAGAATTCTTGATATGAATTGAGGAAACAGAGTAATCCTGAAGAGAAAAAGAAGTTTAAAAGATTATGAAAATGTAACAGGTAGGTAATACAaggaaaaaattcaaatttagttCTAAAAAAATACAGCTCCATAAAAATCTTCAACAAAATAAAGATGTGTAGGGTAATTTCATCTGAAAATTTATGTAGTATCGAGCTCCATTGTTATGTAAATGTGAGCACTTGAGAGAAAGGGAGAGAGCTTCCAATTCTAAAGAGAAACCTTTTTCGAGTTTACTTCTTGGTCCTCTTGTAGTTTATCGCCCATCACTCTCCACTGCAACTGCAGTAAAGCCCTCTGTTGGTCCTCCTGCGCTTACAAGCAAAATTAATACAAAGCAGTGATCATGATGTTATATCATGTCCGAGGAAAGTTCTTACTCTGGATTTCTGAAGATCCAACTCATCTTGAAGCTTTCTACATTCATCTTCAAGCTGACACCTCAAAGTGTCCATCTGCGCTTCATACTCTTTCCTCAGTGTTGTCATTCTCTGATCATATTACAACTAATTAGCTACTGAAGCAAACTTCGTTTTAAAATTGAACCTCTCCAACTAAATATGAATAGCATGTACCTCTTTCAGTTCACCTTCAGCTTGAAGTTGAGAACGTTTTAGTTCTTCACTGTGATTGGCTTTAAGACTCAGCTCTTTACGATCATAATCCTGCTGAATGCGACTTACCTAGATACGCACAAGATGGAAATGAAATCATAACAGTACACATCAGTGTGCAGAAAAAACAAGATCAGAAAACTGTATCGGATGTAGCTCAGAAACATTTTCCGAACGCCATTTGTTTCGGTTGGATAAGTTTGCATACCACATAAGGTTTATGATTTAAATGGTGAATAATTAAGAATGAATGAAATCTACTAGATCCATTAAATAGGTTAATCCGTGTGGCTGCTCAGCATATTCATACAATTTTTACTCCTTAAGCGAAAGAAAAAGATTGCCAGTGTCCTTTGTCAAAATACCTCTAGGAAAATAAACAAAGATCTTTGTGCTGCACCATAAAGAAGAATGTGCCAttggaaaaatgatatttagcaAGTTAACAATATTAGGCTTGCACCACTTTTTTAGGCATACCAGAGAAGCATGTTCCTCCTGGACACGCATCAGGTACTGTCTTGATTCTTCTTTACATTCAGCAACTGTTTTATCACATTTTGCTTCCAATTCTCCAGTAATGCTTTCTACCTGAAGGTTCAAAAGTATGAAAAGCATGATTCACTATTAAAAATGTGGAAAGAGATTATGAAACAGGCTTACCTTTTCCTTTTCCATGTTGATAATTTCTAACTTCTCTGCCTCATACTTCTTCTGGATGTCATTAATTGCCTAATCCAATTCCATATTGAGTCAATCCAAAGGTATTTGTACAGCTTACAGAGGCTTgataatgatattttagtaaataatAAGATACAAGACCTGATCATTCCTCTGAGATAATTCTTTCAAATGTCTTGATAATTCTAGCTGTTTACTTTCTAACATAACATCATATTGCTTTCTAGCTTCTGCTAGTCTACTTTCAGCAGTAGCCAACAACACCTGATTCTGCATTAACCGACAGAATCTCTTCAGTAATGAAATATTATAGGACTCACAAAATAATATGCCAAAGCTGTTTATAGAACCTCTGTAAATTGTTCTTCCAGTTTAGTCTCTCGTTCTTTATATTGCAAAATGAGCCTTTCCTTTTCCTCTATGATGTTACGAAGTTGCTCTACTTGTTTCTCCAGTAAGCTTATGTGCTCCTCTCGTTTCTCTCCCTCTTTTTGCAGAATATCTATTTCATCGACTTTTTTCTGCATCTCTGCTTGTAATTTTTCTGTGTTatctttattttcattttctaaTGCTGAAAATTTTAGCAGTAGTTCTTGCTGCAAGATCATAAAATAACCTTAGTTTAAAAACTTTGTATGTTAGGAACTCCCATAGATGAGTTGAGAAAATTGCTAACCAGTTTATTCTCTGATGACCTTGAACTTTCCGAAAGAGTTTCAACTTGCAATTCTAATGTGGAAATCAACTTCTCTGACTCGATCTTCTTTGAGACCAGACTTTCTGCTTCAGACTCCAAATTCTGGATCCTCTCCCTGGCTATATTGCCTTCCTCAGAAAGCTGTGCCATGATAGACTCTTGAACTTTCTGAAGCTCAATGACCTTATTGTTTAAGTCCTGATTTCCCAACTGCAATGCATTCTTCTCTGATGATATGAGTAAGAACTTATCATTAAGTTGATCATACTGTCTCTTAGCATGCTTGCTAGCAAGGTCCCTCTCCTCCTGGACCAACTTGAAGCAAGAGTTGTAAAGATAGTTTAgctgatcaaacttatctaaaACAGTCAAACTTTGTTTATCCACTTCAACCAACAGGGAACTGAACACATGGATAAGAGCTTCAAGATTCTTTATCTCAAGGAAGGACGTATCTAATCTTTTAGAAAGATCCTCCTTCAGCAATTGAACATCACTCTTTTCTTTCTCCAGGTTGTCCCTCAGGGTTAGCAAGTGATTAATATGATCTTCTTTTAACTTCAACTCAAGCTTTACATCGCTCAACTTAGAGTTCAAGCTTTCTGCAGTCAATCTATTAGCTGCTACAGTTGTTTCAAAGTTCTTTATCATGGCATCTGTAGGTGAATAGAAAGAGGGTTGTAAAATAAATTCATTAGATAATAAAAAGGAACACACGGAATTAATGACATCAGATTTACAATTTCTGAAATTCACTCATCATGATAAAAGATGCAAGCCTCCAGTTCCAGTGAAAAAAGATACTATTCTCAGTATCTATTGCAAAACATAAATCTATGTGATATCCCCCTCCCTCCCTCCCTCCCTCCCTCCCCCCATGTACAAAACTTATGGGATGAACAGGGTCTAGTAGAAtaacatttcatttcatttgctTCTAACATTTCATTTCCCTGCCCAAGGAGATCAAAGGAAGCCAACCATCTTACGACAAAAGTATGAGACTGAGAAAAATGTACTATATAGCAGACATTATTTGAGTGGAAACACAATcacaaaaaaagaaagaaataacatcaaaaatATGAGGACCTTACCCCAGATTTCTTATATCCAGGGAAAAATCCTTTACTCTCTAAACATTAAACAAGAATGACTCACATGCAAAGAAAATGTGTATAAGCAAACTACATCCAATTTTCTTTTAacataaaaatatgtataacaAGTAACTAGGCTTGAAGTGTAGAAGAATAATTAAGAAAATCCTACAATGtatgtttttcaaaaaataacttaAACAGACAACAAAAGTAACATTAATATCTATTCATTTAAATGGTAatactataaatatttatatatatacatatatttgaaatcaattagaaaaacaaaaaatgaaaTGGCAATTTAGAGTACAAAGAATAACTGAGGTATAATACTATGAATCTTACCACCGACTTCAACATACCATATCAAGTTTATTATAAGGCTCAAGCATGAAGCACGTGCATAATTTGTTCAACTTCAACATTCAAGAACCAAAGTCTAATATATTTGATTGAATCTTCAAGAAAGGGAAGACTCAATTATGAAGCACGTGCTATATTGCCTAACAGTAATGATGTTTTTATTCCAATTCAAATTTTCCAAAACACTAATCACAACATTGCAGCCTAATAAAAGTTCCATGATAAGAGATGTGACCATAACTATCCACTGAAATTTTGCCTACCTTGCATTGTAAAAAGAGTAACCACACAAACAACAATTAAGTTAAGTTGCATCCAGATAGAAACTATGTCTGAAATCTCAAAAACTTATTTTTCGTCTTTTTGTTGCTTTTCTAAAAGAAATCTCAACCATGATAGAATTGTACCTTTTTCATCTATGAGATTAGTCGTTCTGCATTGTTCATCTCTGTAAAACTTATCCATTtcttctttctcaatttttagaTCTTCAAACTCCTTTTCACCTGCCATTAGTATTCGCAGATTATAGTATCGAATATATTTTAGTAGTCGAAATCTGCAGTCTCTTGTTATTTATAAatggatcagtgatcaaatttaGTATTGTAAGCAGCAGCTATACACGATACAATGCATCATCCATGTGTATTTGACATCCAATAACTTTTGCAAGATAGAGGGAGCAAGAAAACTCACgttttttaatagtttcctCTGCAGTATCTAATTTTAAAGACAGACCATTCATTAGCTGATTCAAATCATCAAGAACATTTGCATTTGCAGACAGTTTGCCTTCAAATAACTCCTTATCTTTCTCAGCTATTAAAAGAAGGAAACTACAATTAGCAttctttttctttcaataaCATTAAACTCGTAATAAAAACAGAATAGGAAAAACAGAGCTCCAAATATATTGTATGTACCATCATGGACTTGACTGGCTAATTGCTTTAAAGTTTCAGAGAGTTGATCGCACAGTGCTTTCGTAGaagaaaatttagattctaagCCATTCCACAGCTTCTCATCTTCTTTCTGTTTCACCTTGAGTTTAGCATTTTCATTAAACGCATTCTGTAACTTTTCTTCTAACGCACGGATGTGCTCCATCGATTTTTTCAGTTTATTGTTCTGCATTTAAATAGTTTATTAAATCACCATCAGTAATATCTACATCACTACATCTTCAGCCTCCCATAGAAAAAAGGAAGAATACCAAACCCTAACGATCATACATTGGTAAAAAATTCTTGTGTGCGTAATGAGACAGACATTGAGCTTGATCGAACAAATTAAACGAAAGCACCGACAGACACAGGGAGAAACAAAGAGAGGTACCGCCATGTCTAGATCAGTCTTAACGGAAGCTTGCTCTTTCACCAGTTtctctaaaataaaaatatccgACGAAACAGTGTAAGGAAATTTCCAAATTTTCAGAGAAAATCAGCCAAACAACCAACAATTCCCAGATAAAAATAGAACCTGCAGTGATCTTCAAATTCGTAAAGCTTCCCGAAGATATTGAATCCGTAGGCTGCCGAGAAGAGAATGAGAAGGTCTTTGCAGTACCAGAGACCGATCCGGTGAGCGACTTCAAATGATCCAAGCTTCTCATGGTTGGAAACCCTAGCTTCTgcattttcaaaatttgatcgCATGTAAAGAAAAACGAGAAAGAAAACCTTGAAATTTGTACGGTGAGCTCTGACCCCGTAGCTCTGGGAGTGCGAGCATTGGAGTCTCAGATATTAAACGTAGTTGAAATGAATTGGCGCCAACCTGACCCCGCTATTTATACTCTAATACGGTCTTAAAGTActcattattttttctttatttttcttattttttattaatttttttaatattaactatTATATAGCtaatagtataaattaaaataaatataatttttttttaaccatctttgattttttatataactaataatttaataaatatcatTATTTAActctaaaatttatatatgtatatttatgatattgaaaaaaaatatcataaaatatcatacgtttttttaaacatttttttactttattctttatatttttttcaattacaaatctctatatatatttgggaaaaaaacaaaaaaatacaaaaaaggaaaaaaaattacaaaaatactttgggccggcccattaaacatttatacagtccacatacaaatatttacaaaaataccacatgcactaagccttcagctgtacagagcgaaccatgaagatgaaaatacgcgctcgtttcaaaaccacaaaacaaccaaaatgaaaccaaaacgagaaaaatacaactattaattctggcaaaatcaactggaaaagaatacctgcaatgatctaaactgaaaatgacgaaaaaaaaaatcagaaaaactgtgaagaaactgaaattacacatttgttttctattttattcgatcaaaataactccccctaatatcgaaatctatattcatgaaatgtagatctgtaacaaacagatctggagctcccactaaatccaaaacaatgtatgatgtgaaaaatttaaaaaaaaaacctcatgaataatacatctacgttatatacagttgcattttgatttattttttgttttggttgccttatagttgcattatcgttttatgatagtttatatattatgcaagaatttaatttgatggggactaagaaatagtagttatacatagtaagtttggtgcaaatagttgcatattaattttatagtgaaataacatatgcaagtagcaaaactataacaaaactacaaaacaactgtatgcaagtgcaaatagttgccttatagttgcattatcgttttatgatagtttatatattatgcaagaatttaatttgatggggactaagaaatagtagttatacatagtaagttttgtgcaaatagttgcatattaattttatagtgaaataacatatgcaagtagcaaaactataataaaactacaaaacaactgtatgcaagtgcagatagttgccttatagttgcattatcgttttatgatagtttatatattatgcaagaatttaatttgatggggactaagaaatagtagttatacatagtaagttttgtgcaaatagttgcatattaattttatagtgaaataacatatgcaagtagcaaaactataataaaactacaaaactactgtatacaaactaaaatacaaaatgaaaaactctttgaacatcaacatccatgataaatctcattgttacccattgatgatataaaaatgggacTGACCAAGTTAATCTAATCTATTAGCTTTGCCACCTTTACTCATAAATCTTAATCATGTTTGTCCTAatacttttctaatattaattttataactctACTCACGTCAATACTACTATAAGCATGAATTAGATCGTTTTCTTTTCAAGTATAGAATATCATCGGTAattgtttcttattattttattttgttatctaATTATTTCGACGTGGCTTTGAGCTAGTCCAGCGAGAATGAAAATGACATTAAAATTGTACGAATTTATTTGTACATGCTTATATCAGTTGAATGGCCTAGTCAAAGTCTTCTCTTTTGTCATGAAAGTATTTCAGAAGTTGTAAAGTTAAACTAATaagttaaaaagatttaattaaaaactgaaataaaattaaaaagaaaaagaaaagaagaaaaaaagagagtgaaatgatggattgattgatagaagtcaatcctagacctaagcaacaatatataagaaactagctttacaattaaaaattaaaaataaaaagaaaagaagaattgttatggaaaaaaaattaaaaattaaaaactgaaaataaaaataaaaatttaaaattaaaaactgaaataaaattaaaaattaaaaattaaaaactgaaataaaattaaaaataaaaagaaaagaagaaaaaaagagagtgaaataatggattgattgatagaaaatgaaaaaagagagggaagagagtaggatttgatagatgatggatggaatgatgactaagtggtatttgtgtaataaaaccaactttgtaagtaaaaatgtaGACATAGGCGTGTAGAggtatttaggtaataaattgtgcaaaatggatttttcatgtaaaaatttctatatattttaaattattttttaatttactacttattttctctcttcttctcaaTACTGATCCAGATAGTTAGAGCCTAAAAATTAGAGTT
This window harbors:
- the LOC115699198 gene encoding synaptonemal complex protein 1-like isoform X2 translates to MSVSLRTQEFFTNNNKLKKSMEHIRALEEKLQNAFNENAKLKVKQKEDEKLWNGLESKFSSTKALCDQLSETLKQLASQVHDAEKDKELFEGKLSANANVLDDLNQLMNGLSLKLDTAEETIKKREKEFEDLKIEKEEMDKFYRDEQCRTTNLIDEKDAMIKNFETTVAANRLTAESLNSKLSDVKLELKLKEDHINHLLTLRDNLEKEKSDVQLLKEDLSKRLDTSFLEIKNLEALIHVFSSLLVEVDKQSLTVLDKFDQLNYLYNSCFKLVQEERDLASKHAKRQYDQLNDKFLLISSEKNALQLGNQDLNNKVIELQKVQESIMAQLSEEGNIARERIQNLESEAESLVSKKIESEKLISTLELQVETLSESSRSSENKLQELLLKFSALENENKDNTEKLQAEMQKKVDEIDILQKEGEKREEHISLLEKQVEQLRNIIEEKERLILQYKERETKLEEQFTENQVLLATAESRLAEARKQYDVMLESKQLELSRHLKELSQRNDQAINDIQKKYEAEKLEIINMEKEKVESITGELEAKCDKTVAECKEESRQYLMRVQEEHASLVSRIQQDYDRKELSLKANHSEELKRSQLQAEGELKERMTTLRKEYEAQMDTLRCQLEDECRKLQDELDLQKSREDQQRALLQLQWRVMGDKLQEDQEVNSKKDYSVSSIHIKNSAGAKRSQHTLVRPDNEEKDSSYLRATQTPVSKMLKKVENPTAGSVLSIPKHHKKVTHHEYEVETSNGRTITKRRKTKSTVMFEDPRKRKKMNTPKVNTPRNLIKGVKDGSHLPPPNLGDLFREGSLDPYADDPYAFD
- the LOC115699198 gene encoding synaptonemal complex protein 1-like isoform X1; this encodes MQKLGFPTMRSLDHLKSLTGSVSGTAKTFSFSSRQPTDSISSGSFTNLKITAEKLVKEQASVKTDLDMANNKLKKSMEHIRALEEKLQNAFNENAKLKVKQKEDEKLWNGLESKFSSTKALCDQLSETLKQLASQVHDAEKDKELFEGKLSANANVLDDLNQLMNGLSLKLDTAEETIKKREKEFEDLKIEKEEMDKFYRDEQCRTTNLIDEKDAMIKNFETTVAANRLTAESLNSKLSDVKLELKLKEDHINHLLTLRDNLEKEKSDVQLLKEDLSKRLDTSFLEIKNLEALIHVFSSLLVEVDKQSLTVLDKFDQLNYLYNSCFKLVQEERDLASKHAKRQYDQLNDKFLLISSEKNALQLGNQDLNNKVIELQKVQESIMAQLSEEGNIARERIQNLESEAESLVSKKIESEKLISTLELQVETLSESSRSSENKLQELLLKFSALENENKDNTEKLQAEMQKKVDEIDILQKEGEKREEHISLLEKQVEQLRNIIEEKERLILQYKERETKLEEQFTENQVLLATAESRLAEARKQYDVMLESKQLELSRHLKELSQRNDQAINDIQKKYEAEKLEIINMEKEKVESITGELEAKCDKTVAECKEESRQYLMRVQEEHASLVSRIQQDYDRKELSLKANHSEELKRSQLQAEGELKERMTTLRKEYEAQMDTLRCQLEDECRKLQDELDLQKSREDQQRALLQLQWRVMGDKLQEDQEVNSKKDYSVSSIHIKNSAGAKRSQHTLVRPDNEEKDSSYLRATQTPVSKMLKKVENPTAGSVLSIPKHHKKVTHHEYEVETSNGRTITKRRKTKSTVMFEDPRKRKKMNTPKVNTPRNLIKGVKDGSHLPPPNLGDLFREGSLDPYADDPYAFD